The following coding sequences lie in one Arachis ipaensis cultivar K30076 chromosome B03, Araip1.1, whole genome shotgun sequence genomic window:
- the LOC107631117 gene encoding apoptotic chromatin condensation inducer in the nucleus (The sequence of the model RefSeq protein was modified relative to this genomic sequence to represent the inferred CDS: added 46 bases not found in genome assembly), protein MSSKYPILANRPIDKWKVTELKEELKRRKLPTKGLKDDLIKRLDEALRVERETAEASEKDEANGFNSDLSVLKDSQTEPVVAEVVDTIINDETVEMAEEGTSSLTKPVETVGAENISEVVDNDANKSDKLDNVAVPFDINSTAPAVNEEVEHMDSSVDINSTNVESSEIVHAPTMEIPTTTVTESVSTEVVVSSRDSYSAEQQKDYGDSVTNQENNESKEHLDNKDSNSQLDNQDSKPQLECDLKPPGEDLMANYSVPENQVSEVSSSLGSQVKSDSISTNSVSINQKNELKDNIIAENVKLEQEIVRPDMVEEPSSRYDVAVYDEIQPMDVGELHEKKASDEDNNKSPELNKINSNNEDVGYPEKLNFDRSSGDDSMEEDLPEIKQVDSKSDDDELKDKGEHFEVPNVKVEGSTLVEGDGPSLEKGDDTSQDNHTPPVSLVEKRKFHEQSSDEINERAKRQRSWNSETVKSSDPQSLALSRPVTAPKDEPATLKHILSRSDSSGKDDSLKERIVPPSQRAPTNSLRIDQFLRPFTLKAVQELLGKTGNVVSFWMDQIKTHCYVTYSSVEEATETRNAVYNLQWPPNGGRLLVAEYVDPQEVKMKLEPPPVPVASVNDGSAVPPVTPTPISLQPEPAVRRCREQPPAPTFPPPPTPQSKTPPAAREQLPPPPPLPEDVDQPMVTLDDLFRKTRATPRIYYLPLSEEKVAAKLAARGRSIKK, encoded by the exons ATGTCATCGAAATATCCAATTCTTGCCAATCGACCAATTGACAAGTGGAAGGTTACGGAGCTGAAAGAGGAGTTGAAGAGAAGGAAACTACCGACCAAAGGTTTGAAGGATGATTTGATCAAACGTTTGGATGAAGCCCTTCGCGTTGAAAGGGAGACTGCCGAGGCTTCAGAGAAGGATGAGGCAAATGGTTTCAACAGTGATCTTTCTGTGCTAAAAGATTCGCAGACGGAGCCTGTAGTTGCTGAAGTTGTTGATACGATTATAAATGATGAAACAGTTGAAATGGCTGAAGAGGGCACTTCCAGTTTAACTAAACCAGTTGAAACCGTTGGtgctgaaaatatttcagaggttGTGGATAATGATGCCAACAAGAGTGACAAGCTGGACAATGTTGCTGTCCCATTTGACATTAATAGTACTGCACCTGCTGTGAATGAAGAAGTTGAACACATGGATTCATCTGTCGATATAAATTCTACAAATGTGGAGTCCTCAGAAATTGTTCATGCACCTACCATGGAGATACCCACCACTACGGTCACTGAGAGTGTTTCAACAGAAGTAGTAGTCAGCAGTCGCGATTCATATAGTGCAGAACAACAGAAGGACTATGGTGACTCGGTAACCAACCAGGAGAATAATGAGTCAAAAGAACATCTGGATAATAAGGACTCAAACTCGCAGCTGGATAATCAGGACTCGAAGCCCCAGCTGGAGTGTGACCTAAAACCTCCCGGCGAGGATCTCATGGCCAACTATTCAGTTCCAGAAAATCAGGTATCTGAGGTCAGCTCTAGTTTAGGGTCTCAAGTAAAATCTGATTCTATTTCTACTAATTCCGTGTCAATTAATCAAAAGAATGAACTAAAGGATAATATAATTGCTGAAAATGTTAAATTAGAACAAGAGATTGTTAGGCCAGATATGGTGGAAGAACCATCATCCAGATATGATGTTGCTGTTTATGACGAAATACAACCAATGGATGTTGGAGAGCTACATGAGAAAAAGGCATCTGATGAGGATAATAACAAAAGTCCAGAGTTGAACAAGATCAATAGCAATAATGAAGATGTTGGGTATCCAGAGAAATTAAACTTCGATAGAAGCTCTGGTGATGACTCCATGGAGGAGGATTTGCCAGAGATTAAACAAGTTGATTCTAAGTCTGATGATGATGAACTAAAAGACAAGGGAGAGCATTTTGAAGTTCCTAATGTGAAGGTGGAAGGTAGTACTTTAGTTGAGGGAGATGGTCCATCTTTAGAAAAAGGTGATGATACCAGCCAAGACAATCATACTCCTCCAGTTTCTCTTGTCGAGAAACGAAAATTTCAtg AACAATCATCAGATGAGATTAATGAGCGTGCCAAGCGGCAACGAAGTTGGAACTCTGAAACAGTTAAAAGCTCAGATCCACAAAGTCTTGCGCTCAGCAGGCCTGTTACTGCACCAAAGGATGAGCCAGCTACTTTGAAGCACATCCTCTCCAGATCTGATTCCTCAGGGAAGGATGATTCACTCAAGGAGCGTATTG TTCCACCATCACAAAGGGCACCAACTAATTCCCTCAGGATTGATCAATTCCTACGCCCTTTTACTCTAAAAGCGGTGCAAGAACTTCTTGGTAAAACTGGGAATGTTGTCAGTTTCTGGATGGACCAAATAAAGACCCATTGCTATGTCACT TACTCATCTGTTGAAGAAGCCACTGAGACACGCAATGCTGTGTATAATCTGCAATGGCCTCCAAATGGTGGACGCCTTTTGGTTGCGGAGTATGTCGATCCGCAAGAAGTGAAAATGAAGTTAGAACCTCCTCCTGTTCCGGTTGCCTCTGT TTACAGCCAGAGCCTGCCGTTCGTCGCTGCAGAGAGCAGCCACCTGCTCCAACCTTCCCTCCTCCACCAACACCACAGTCAAAAACCCCTCCAGCAGCAAGAGAACAGCTACCACCCCCACCACCCCTTCCAGAGGATGTTGACCAACCTATGGTCACACTGGATGATCTGTTTCGCAAAACCAGAGCAACTCCTCGAATTTACTATCTACCTTTATCTGAAGAGAAAGTTGCAGCAAAACTTGCGGCACGGGGCAGAAGCATCAAGAAGTAG